The proteins below come from a single Elstera cyanobacteriorum genomic window:
- the ade gene encoding adenine deaminase — protein sequence MPVTKADLGHRIDQARGQERADLVIKNVRMLDVVHGTLHRTDIAICGETIVGTLEDYSGAVEIDGSDRVAVPGFIDAHVHVESSLVTPGEFDRCVLPRGTTTAVCDPHEISNVLGEAGLKYFLDASEGLAMDLRVQLSSCVPATGLETSGATLGASVLAKYRDHPRTLGLAEFMNYPGLFAKESEVMDKLVAFAGRHIDGHAPLVRGKDLNGYLAAGIRNCHETTGAEEAQEKLAKGMQVLIRDGSVSRDVAALTPILNARTAPFCGFCTDDRNPLEIGQEGHMDHLIRTAIGLGADPADAYRAASWSSAQHFGLRDRGLLAPGWRADIVLLDDYESCTVGQVLRAGRVVTPEIFEGRRLPEIVGLNSVKRKPVNAEVFAHPATAATQPVIGVLPGKIVTEFRTASLPFGADGLKADIGQDVLKIAVLARHGVNENIGRGFVQGFGLQAGALASSVGHDSHNICVVGTNEADMAAAVNRVIALGGGFVAAKDGAVLADLPLPVAGLMSLLPFEGVDGQLRTLRAAVRTLGCPLEEPFLQLAFLPLPVIPHLKITDFGLVDVDRFRLIA from the coding sequence ATGCCCGTGACGAAAGCTGATCTCGGCCACCGCATCGATCAGGCACGCGGGCAGGAACGCGCCGATTTGGTGATCAAAAATGTGCGGATGCTGGATGTCGTCCACGGCACCCTGCACCGCACCGATATTGCTATCTGCGGCGAAACCATCGTCGGAACGCTGGAGGATTATTCCGGCGCGGTCGAAATCGACGGGTCGGATCGGGTCGCCGTGCCGGGCTTTATCGACGCCCATGTGCATGTCGAATCCTCCCTGGTCACGCCGGGGGAATTCGACCGTTGCGTACTGCCGCGCGGCACGACAACGGCGGTCTGCGATCCCCATGAAATCAGCAATGTGCTGGGGGAAGCCGGGCTGAAGTATTTCCTCGACGCGTCCGAAGGTTTGGCGATGGACCTGCGGGTCCAGCTCTCGTCCTGCGTCCCGGCGACGGGCCTCGAAACCTCCGGCGCGACGCTGGGGGCCTCGGTCCTCGCGAAGTATCGCGATCATCCCCGCACCCTGGGCCTCGCCGAATTCATGAATTATCCGGGGCTTTTCGCCAAGGAGAGCGAGGTGATGGATAAGCTCGTCGCCTTCGCCGGGCGGCATATCGACGGCCATGCGCCGCTGGTACGCGGTAAGGATTTAAACGGCTATCTCGCTGCCGGGATCCGCAATTGCCACGAGACGACCGGCGCCGAAGAAGCGCAGGAAAAGCTGGCGAAGGGCATGCAGGTGCTTATTCGCGACGGGTCGGTCAGCCGCGACGTTGCGGCGCTAACCCCCATTCTGAACGCCCGCACTGCCCCCTTCTGCGGTTTCTGTACCGATGACCGCAACCCGCTGGAAATCGGCCAGGAAGGCCATATGGATCATTTGATCCGCACCGCCATCGGCCTCGGCGCCGATCCTGCCGATGCCTATCGCGCGGCCAGTTGGTCGAGCGCGCAGCATTTCGGCCTGCGCGACCGAGGCTTGCTGGCGCCGGGCTGGCGGGCCGATATTGTGCTGCTGGATGATTATGAAAGCTGCACGGTCGGCCAAGTACTGCGGGCGGGCCGAGTGGTAACGCCGGAGATCTTCGAAGGGCGCCGCTTGCCCGAAATCGTCGGCCTCAACTCGGTCAAACGCAAACCTGTCAATGCCGAGGTCTTCGCCCATCCTGCCACCGCCGCGACCCAGCCGGTGATCGGCGTGCTGCCCGGCAAGATCGTGACGGAATTCCGCACCGCCAGCCTGCCCTTCGGCGCCGATGGGCTAAAGGCGGATATTGGTCAGGACGTGCTGAAAATCGCCGTGCTGGCCCGCCACGGGGTGAATGAGAATATCGGGCGTGGCTTCGTTCAGGGGTTCGGCTTACAGGCGGGGGCGCTCGCCTCCTCCGTCGGGCATGATAGCCATAATATCTGCGTTGTCGGCACCAATGAGGCGGATATGGCCGCCGCCGTAAACCGGGTGATCGCCCTCGGGGGCGGCTTTGTCGCGGCCAAGGATGGGGCGGTTCTGGCGGATCTGCCCTTGCCGGTAGCGGGCCTGATGAGCCTGTTGCCGTTCGAAGGCGTTGACGGGCAGTTGCGCACCCTGCGCGCCGCCGTTCGCACGCTTGGTTGCCCGCTGGAGGAGCCATTCCTGCAACTCGCCTTCCTACCGCTGCCGGTGATCCCGCATCTGAAGATCACCGATTTCGGTCTCGTCGATGTGGATCGGTTCCGGCTGATCGCTTAG
- the xdhC gene encoding xanthine dehydrogenase accessory protein XdhC has product MRGFYAALADWERAGTPFTLVTLLDAQGSTPRQAGTKMAVSAAQVLGTIGGGTLEFEAIALARRLLADRAARPVTRKWPLGPTLGQCCGGSVTVSFEPILPPALSLAIFGAGHVARALVEVLGPLPHRIDWIDARAQEFPDTLPAPVAVHVTDRPAAEIAKLAAGCFVLVMTHDHALDLDLTAAALARPDLPYVGLIGSKTKRARFLKRLAAIGLGDAAATRLVCPIGLPGTGGKAPREIAIATAAQLLQIAGGAPVPAVGVYSAEEENHARDES; this is encoded by the coding sequence ATGAGGGGGTTTTACGCCGCCCTGGCCGACTGGGAGCGAGCGGGAACGCCCTTCACGCTTGTAACGCTGCTGGACGCCCAGGGCTCTACCCCCCGGCAGGCGGGAACGAAAATGGCGGTCAGCGCCGCGCAAGTGCTCGGTACCATCGGCGGCGGAACCTTGGAATTCGAAGCCATAGCCCTCGCCCGCCGCCTGCTTGCTGACCGTGCCGCGCGCCCGGTCACGCGCAAATGGCCGCTGGGGCCAACCCTCGGGCAATGTTGCGGAGGCAGCGTGACCGTGAGTTTTGAGCCAATCCTGCCCCCCGCTCTCAGCCTCGCGATTTTCGGCGCGGGGCATGTGGCGCGGGCGCTGGTGGAGGTGCTGGGGCCATTGCCACATCGGATCGACTGGATCGACGCGCGCGCGCAGGAGTTTCCCGATACCCTACCCGCCCCGGTCGCCGTTCACGTTACCGACCGTCCCGCCGCAGAGATTGCCAAACTTGCTGCTGGGTGTTTCGTTCTCGTGATGACCCACGATCACGCGCTCGACCTTGATCTTACGGCGGCAGCCCTGGCACGGCCCGACCTGCCCTATGTTGGCTTGATTGGATCGAAAACAAAACGGGCGCGGTTTTTAAAGCGTCTCGCCGCCATCGGCCTTGGCGATGCCGCCGCCACGCGCCTCGTCTGCCCCATCGGCCTGCCCGGTACCGGCGGCAAGGCGCCGCGCGAGATCGCCATCGCGACAGCGGCACAACTGCTACAGATTGCAGGCGGCGCGCCGGTCCCAGCGGTCGGTGTTTATTCGGCGGAGGAGGAAAACCATGCCCGTGACGAAAGCTGA
- the xdhB gene encoding xanthine dehydrogenase molybdopterin binding subunit translates to MKDGAISPTPAVGAALPHDAARRHVRGTAPYIDDLPEPAGLLHAAVGLSPVAHGTLTGLDLDKVRAYTGVVAVLSAADIPGENNVGPVLKDDPILVDRAIEFHGQALFAVAADTLHAARRAARLDVATIDPLPALLTIDEALAANSHILPPQRMARGDAAGAIAKAAHRLTGSLTMGGQDHFYLEGQISLAIPTEDGGVLIYCSTQHPSEVQHLVAHALHLPDALVTVEVRRLGGGFGGKETQAAQFAALAAIFALKTKRPVKLRLDRDDDMVMTGKRHDFQVRYTVGFDEDGRIEGLDALLASRCGYSADLSGAINDRALFHIDNCYYLPHVSVESLRLKTHTVSNTAFRGFGGPQGMLAIEAVIDDIARFLGKDPQAVRAVNLYGPGRDIAPYGQVVDDDIAPRLIARLAESADYAERRAAIDRFNAASPYRKRGLALTPVKFGISFTTTFLNQAGALVHVYTDGSVQVNHGGIEMGQGLYQKIRQVTADCFGIDIDKVLATATTTGKVPNTSATAASSGADMNGKAAEAAALQIRTRLAAFAAQKFGVTAADISFNNGQVSGGGQSLPFPDLVRAAYLARISLSSTGFYATPKIHFDKETFTGRPFLYYAYGAAVAEVEVDCLTGENKLLRVDILHDCGASLNPALDKGQIEGGFIQGMGWLTMEELVWDATGRLRTHAPSTYKIPAISDTPEAFTVTLWDEANREETIHRSKAVGEPPLMLANAVFFALRDAVAATAALPGPVPLDAPATPERLLRAIQTLSGSA, encoded by the coding sequence ATGAAGGACGGTGCCATCTCCCCCACCCCGGCGGTCGGCGCCGCCCTACCCCATGACGCCGCCCGCCGCCATGTGCGCGGCACAGCGCCCTATATTGATGATCTACCCGAACCGGCGGGGCTGCTGCACGCCGCCGTCGGCCTATCGCCGGTAGCGCACGGCACGCTGACGGGTCTCGACCTCGACAAGGTCCGCGCCTATACTGGCGTTGTTGCGGTATTGAGCGCCGCTGATATTCCCGGTGAGAATAATGTCGGCCCGGTCCTGAAGGATGATCCAATCCTGGTAGATCGGGCGATTGAGTTCCACGGCCAAGCCCTATTTGCCGTCGCAGCCGATACTCTCCACGCCGCCCGCCGCGCCGCTCGGCTCGATGTCGCAACGATTGATCCGCTGCCCGCGCTCCTGACCATCGACGAGGCCTTAGCCGCCAACAGCCATATTTTGCCGCCGCAACGCATGGCGCGCGGCGATGCCGCCGGGGCCATCGCCAAAGCCGCCCATCGGCTGACCGGCAGCTTAACCATGGGCGGGCAGGATCACTTTTACCTGGAAGGCCAGATCTCCCTAGCCATCCCCACCGAAGACGGCGGGGTGCTGATCTATTGTTCGACGCAGCACCCGTCCGAAGTTCAGCATCTTGTCGCTCACGCCCTGCATCTACCGGATGCGCTGGTCACGGTGGAGGTACGGCGCCTCGGCGGCGGGTTCGGCGGTAAGGAAACCCAGGCGGCACAATTCGCCGCCCTGGCCGCAATCTTCGCCCTGAAAACTAAGCGCCCGGTAAAACTGCGCTTGGACCGCGACGATGATATGGTGATGACCGGCAAGCGCCATGATTTTCAGGTGCGCTATACGGTTGGGTTTGATGAGGATGGGCGGATCGAAGGGCTCGACGCGCTGCTCGCCTCCCGCTGCGGTTATTCCGCTGATTTATCGGGGGCGATCAACGACCGGGCGCTGTTCCATATCGATAATTGCTATTATCTGCCCCATGTATCGGTCGAATCGCTGCGGCTGAAAACCCATACGGTGTCTAACACCGCCTTTCGCGGCTTCGGCGGGCCGCAGGGCATGCTGGCCATCGAAGCGGTGATCGACGATATCGCCCGCTTTTTGGGGAAAGACCCGCAGGCGGTGCGCGCCGTCAATCTCTATGGGCCGGGGCGCGATATCGCCCCCTACGGGCAGGTGGTCGATGACGATATTGCCCCGCGCCTCATCGCCCGGCTGGCAGAAAGCGCCGACTATGCCGAGCGCCGGGCCGCCATCGACCGCTTCAATGCCGCCAGCCCTTACCGCAAGCGCGGATTGGCGCTAACGCCGGTCAAGTTCGGGATTTCCTTCACCACCACCTTCCTTAATCAGGCCGGGGCGTTGGTTCATGTTTACACCGATGGCTCGGTGCAAGTGAACCACGGCGGGATTGAGATGGGTCAGGGCCTCTATCAAAAAATCCGGCAGGTTACCGCCGATTGTTTCGGAATCGATATAGATAAGGTTCTGGCGACGGCGACCACGACCGGTAAAGTCCCTAATACCTCCGCCACGGCTGCCTCCTCCGGTGCCGATATGAATGGCAAGGCGGCGGAGGCTGCTGCGCTGCAGATCCGCACCCGTTTAGCGGCGTTTGCGGCTCAGAAGTTCGGCGTTACGGCGGCGGATATCAGCTTTAACAACGGTCAGGTCAGCGGCGGCGGGCAAAGCCTGCCCTTCCCCGATCTTGTCCGCGCCGCCTATCTCGCGCGGATTTCGCTCTCGTCCACGGGGTTCTACGCCACGCCAAAAATTCATTTCGATAAAGAAACTTTTACCGGCAGGCCGTTTCTCTATTATGCCTATGGTGCGGCGGTCGCCGAGGTGGAGGTGGATTGCCTCACGGGCGAAAATAAGCTGCTGCGGGTGGATATTCTGCACGATTGCGGCGCCTCGCTAAACCCGGCGCTGGATAAGGGCCAGATCGAAGGCGGTTTCATCCAGGGTATGGGCTGGCTGACGATGGAAGAACTGGTGTGGGATGCAACGGGCCGTTTGCGCACCCATGCCCCCTCCACCTATAAAATCCCGGCGATTTCCGACACGCCCGAGGCGTTTACCGTTACCCTGTGGGACGAGGCCAATCGGGAAGAGACGATCCACCGCTCCAAAGCGGTGGGCGAACCGCCGTTGATGCTGGCCAATGCGGTTTTCTTTGCGTTGCGCGACGCTGTGGCCGCGACCGCCGCCCTTCCCGGCCCCGTGCCACTGGATGCGCCCGCAACGCCGGAACGCTTGCTGAGAGCCATCCAAACCCTCTCCGGCAGCGCATGA
- the xdhA gene encoding xanthine dehydrogenase small subunit produces the protein MEQTVRFVMGGQLQSVVITDPTLTVLDWLRGTARRPGTKEGCAEGDCGACTVVVGTLTGETLAYKAVNACIQFLPMLDGKELVTVEDLSDSETNLHPVQEAMVQEHASQCGFCTPGFVMSLYALYHQRETAPSRPVIDATLAGNLCRCTGYRPIIAAAETMFALPRPDHQPPIALLKTIQPQGDLTVTTPDGRRFDAPVTLDGLADLVETFPEAELLAGATDIGLWVTKQHRVLPHLISVGAVAELKQIEATDTAVTFGAGVTFDEALPHLSALHPDLTRLFERIGSTQIRNSGTLGGNIGNGSPIGDSMPALIALGATLTLRKGAAERQMPIEDYFLAYRKTARQPGEFIVSVTVPYLKPGVYFGTDKISKRQDQDISAVCAAYRLTVTDGLVTSARLGFGGMAGVPARARQAEAALRGQPFTLEAIRAAMEALGRDFTPLSDMRASADYRLTVARNLLLRFYLRETGVQVGEVGE, from the coding sequence ATGGAACAAACGGTTCGCTTCGTGATGGGGGGTCAGCTTCAATCGGTCGTGATCACCGATCCGACGCTAACCGTGTTGGACTGGCTGCGCGGCACCGCCCGGCGCCCCGGTACGAAGGAAGGCTGTGCGGAGGGGGATTGCGGCGCGTGTACCGTTGTCGTGGGTACGCTGACCGGCGAAACCCTGGCCTATAAAGCCGTCAACGCCTGCATCCAATTCCTACCCATGCTCGACGGTAAGGAGTTGGTGACCGTCGAAGACCTGTCGGACAGCGAGACCAACCTGCACCCGGTGCAGGAAGCAATGGTGCAGGAACACGCCAGCCAATGCGGCTTCTGCACCCCCGGGTTCGTCATGAGCCTCTATGCTCTATATCACCAGCGCGAAACGGCCCCCAGCCGCCCGGTGATCGATGCGACCTTGGCGGGAAACCTCTGCCGCTGCACTGGCTATCGCCCAATCATCGCGGCGGCGGAAACCATGTTTGCGCTGCCCCGCCCCGACCATCAGCCGCCCATCGCCCTGCTGAAAACCATTCAGCCCCAGGGCGATTTAACCGTCACCACGCCCGATGGCCGCCGCTTCGACGCGCCGGTGACGCTGGATGGTTTGGCCGATCTGGTCGAGACCTTCCCCGAAGCCGAGCTCTTGGCTGGCGCTACAGATATCGGCCTTTGGGTGACCAAACAGCATCGGGTTCTGCCGCATCTTATTTCCGTTGGGGCCGTTGCCGAGCTGAAGCAGATTGAGGCGACGGATACGGCCGTCACCTTTGGCGCGGGCGTAACTTTCGACGAGGCCTTGCCCCATCTCTCGGCCCTGCACCCGGACCTAACCCGGCTGTTCGAGCGCATCGGCTCCACCCAAATCCGCAATAGCGGTACTTTGGGCGGCAATATCGGCAATGGCTCGCCCATCGGCGATTCGATGCCCGCGCTCATCGCCCTGGGGGCGACGCTGACCCTGCGGAAAGGCGCGGCGGAGCGGCAGATGCCGATTGAGGATTATTTCCTGGCGTATCGCAAAACCGCGCGGCAACCGGGGGAATTTATCGTTTCGGTTACCGTACCATATTTGAAACCCGGCGTTTATTTCGGAACCGATAAGATTTCGAAACGGCAGGACCAGGATATTTCAGCCGTCTGCGCCGCCTATCGGCTGACCGTTACCGATGGGCTGGTAACGTCAGCCCGCCTCGGGTTCGGCGGCATGGCGGGGGTGCCTGCCCGGGCGCGGCAGGCTGAAGCGGCGCTACGCGGCCAACCCTTTACCCTTGAAGCGATCCGCGCGGCGATGGAGGCCCTGGGGCGGGATTTCACCCCGCTTAGCGATATGCGCGCGTCCGCCGACTACCGCCTGACCGTCGCGCGCAATCTGCTGTTGCGTTTCTATTTGCGCGAAACCGGCGTTCAGGTGGGAGAGGTTGGCGAATGA
- a CDS encoding ABC transporter permease, which produces MTARQRKYIRAALPWLSAIGLVVVWELVCLLFDIPQAILATPTATLKALIQYQDAIWLNAGQTLLTTLIGFGLAIVFGLALGVAIGAAPLLYRALGPLLIGFNAIPKVALVPILVMWFGIGTVPAVITAFLISFFPIAVNVAAGIATLEPELQDVLRSLGARRRDILWKVGLPRAMPYFFASLKVAISLAFVGSVISETVASNHGIGHLMLIASSSFRTPLLFAGLVVIAVLGVLMYAVAALAERRLAHWATRGTDGGLHGGG; this is translated from the coding sequence ATGACCGCCCGCCAACGCAAATATATCCGCGCCGCCCTGCCCTGGCTGTCGGCCATCGGCCTGGTCGTCGTCTGGGAATTGGTCTGTCTGCTCTTTGATATTCCCCAGGCCATTTTGGCGACGCCGACCGCAACGCTGAAGGCGCTGATCCAGTATCAAGACGCCATTTGGTTGAATGCCGGGCAAACCCTACTGACGACGCTGATCGGCTTCGGGCTGGCCATCGTCTTCGGTCTTGCGCTCGGGGTCGCCATCGGGGCAGCGCCCTTGCTCTATCGTGCCTTGGGACCGCTCCTCATCGGGTTCAATGCGATCCCCAAGGTGGCGCTGGTGCCGATCCTCGTCATGTGGTTCGGCATCGGCACTGTCCCGGCGGTGATCACTGCCTTCCTCATCTCCTTCTTCCCCATTGCGGTGAATGTTGCGGCGGGGATCGCGACCCTAGAGCCGGAATTGCAGGATGTGCTGCGCTCCCTCGGGGCGCGGCGGCGGGACATTCTGTGGAAGGTCGGGCTACCGCGCGCCATGCCCTATTTCTTCGCCTCGCTGAAGGTGGCGATTTCGCTGGCCTTCGTCGGGTCGGTGATTTCGGAGACGGTCGCCTCTAACCACGGGATCGGGCATTTGATGCTGATCGCCTCCTCCTCCTTCCGCACGCCGTTACTCTTCGCCGGATTGGTGGTGATCGCCGTGCTGGGGGTGCTGATGTATGCGGTCGCCGCCCTGGCCGAACGCCGCCTGGCCCATTGGGCGACGCGCGGCACCGATGGCGGGCTGCACGGCGGCGGGTAA
- a CDS encoding ABC transporter ATP-binding protein, which produces MSSDFIRIDKASLTYGEEGGVLALQDIDLTLKQGEFLAVVGPSGCGKSTLLKLISGLRPPTGGSVTVSGQTVTGPLKIVGMAFQNPTLLPWRTALENVLLPLEVVDPHRRRFRADRRTYENKARKLLGTVGLTGFEDHYPWQLSGGMQQRVSLCRALIHEPALLMLDEPFGALDTFTREELWEALQALWLERRFTTLLVTHDLQEAAMLADRIIVISHRPGRISAECPVSFPRPRALDLRFAPDFNALLHDVRAKIDVARQVPLSGGAA; this is translated from the coding sequence ATGAGCAGCGATTTCATCCGCATCGATAAGGCGAGTTTAACCTATGGCGAGGAGGGCGGCGTGCTCGCCCTCCAAGACATTGATTTAACGCTAAAACAGGGGGAGTTTCTCGCGGTGGTCGGCCCGTCCGGCTGCGGGAAATCGACCCTGTTGAAACTTATCTCCGGCTTGCGCCCGCCGACGGGTGGCAGCGTTACCGTGTCTGGGCAGACGGTTACGGGGCCGCTAAAAATCGTCGGCATGGCCTTCCAGAACCCGACCTTGCTGCCCTGGCGCACCGCGTTGGAGAATGTTTTGCTGCCGCTAGAAGTCGTGGATCCGCACCGGCGCCGCTTCCGGGCCGACCGGCGGACCTACGAGAATAAGGCGCGCAAACTGCTGGGCACGGTCGGCTTGACCGGCTTCGAGGATCATTACCCCTGGCAGCTTTCGGGCGGCATGCAGCAGCGTGTCTCGCTGTGCCGGGCGCTGATCCACGAACCGGCACTGCTGATGCTCGATGAGCCTTTTGGCGCGCTCGATACCTTTACCCGCGAAGAACTGTGGGAGGCTTTGCAGGCCCTGTGGCTGGAGCGGCGGTTTACCACCCTGCTCGTTACCCATGATCTTCAGGAAGCCGCGATGCTGGCCGACCGAATCATCGTTATCTCGCACCGTCCCGGCCGGATTTCGGCGGAATGCCCCGTCAGTTTCCCGCGTCCGCGCGCGCTTGATCTAAGGTTTGCGCCGGATTTCAACGCGCTACTGCATGACGTGCGAGCGAAGATCGACGTGGCCCGACAGGTGCCACTCAGCGGAGGGGCCGCATGA
- a CDS encoding ABC transporter substrate-binding protein: MAQGRRGFVKLLTVAALLGSALSAPAFAQTAVKVTLDWKYQGPTSFFLIALDKGYYKAEGLEVTIDSGQGSAGAVNRVASNAYELGFADVNALIEYNAANADKAIKAVMMVYDFPPFGVYALKSSGITKPQDLVGKTLGAPVFDASYKLFPAFAQKVGIDNAAVPRKNMDPSLREAMLVRKEVDFISGHYFSSVLDLKAQGVKVDDIVAMRYSDFGMDFYGNGLIASPKIIAEKPEAVKGFIRATIKGLKEMIADPKAGITATKKKDPLIDEGLEAERLALAIANNIVTPNVKRDGIGGVDMERMKRAIAQVSLAAGLKTPPAPEQVFDAGFLPPAADRKL, translated from the coding sequence ATGGCACAGGGACGGCGTGGGTTCGTAAAACTTCTGACGGTCGCGGCTTTGCTAGGATCGGCGCTATCGGCCCCGGCCTTCGCCCAAACGGCGGTAAAGGTTACGCTCGATTGGAAATACCAAGGCCCGACCAGCTTTTTCCTGATCGCGCTCGACAAGGGGTACTACAAGGCCGAAGGGCTGGAGGTGACCATCGATTCCGGCCAAGGCTCTGCCGGGGCGGTCAACCGGGTTGCCTCCAACGCTTACGAACTGGGCTTTGCCGACGTTAACGCCTTGATCGAATATAATGCCGCCAATGCCGATAAGGCGATCAAGGCGGTCATGATGGTCTACGACTTCCCGCCCTTCGGCGTTTACGCGCTGAAAAGCAGCGGGATTACCAAGCCGCAGGATTTGGTCGGCAAGACGCTCGGGGCGCCGGTCTTCGATGCCTCCTACAAGCTCTTCCCGGCCTTTGCGCAGAAAGTCGGCATCGATAATGCCGCCGTGCCGCGCAAGAATATGGACCCGTCCCTGCGCGAAGCCATGCTGGTGCGCAAGGAAGTGGATTTCATCTCCGGCCATTATTTCTCGTCGGTGCTGGACCTCAAGGCCCAGGGCGTGAAGGTCGATGATATCGTCGCCATGCGCTATTCCGACTTTGGCATGGATTTCTACGGCAATGGGCTGATTGCCTCGCCGAAGATCATCGCCGAAAAGCCGGAGGCGGTGAAAGGCTTCATCCGCGCCACCATCAAGGGCCTTAAAGAGATGATCGCCGACCCGAAAGCGGGCATTACGGCGACCAAAAAGAAAGACCCGCTGATCGACGAAGGTTTGGAAGCTGAACGGTTGGCTCTTGCGATTGCCAATAATATCGTAACGCCGAACGTGAAGCGTGACGGCATTGGCGGGGTGGATATGGAGCGGATGAAGCGCGCCATCGCGCAAGTCTCGCTGGCCGCCGGGCTGAAAACGCCACCTGCGCCGGAGCAGGTTTTCGACGCCGGTTTCCTGCCCCCCGCCGCCGACCGGAAACTATGA
- the puuE gene encoding allantoinase PuuE yields the protein MSFEAAPYPRDMIGYGAEPPHAQWPNGAKIAVSFVLNYEEGGENCVLHGDKASEAFLSEIIGAQPIPDARHMNMESIYEYGSRAGVWRLLRLFQEFNMPLTVYAVGMALERYPALAEEFVRMGHEVASHGYRWIDYQHIPAEVERADMLRSIDAIRRLTGERPLGWYLGRCSPNTWRLVAEEGGFLYNSDSYADDLPYWDRQFGKPQLIIPYTLDANDMRFATAQGFHTSDQFFAYLRDAFDALYAEGASAPKMMSIGLHCRLVGRPGRVIGLRRFLDHIARHSGVWVTRRVDIARHWMATHPA from the coding sequence ATGAGCTTTGAAGCCGCCCCCTACCCGCGCGATATGATCGGCTACGGCGCCGAGCCGCCGCACGCCCAATGGCCGAACGGCGCCAAAATCGCCGTCAGCTTCGTGCTGAATTACGAGGAAGGCGGCGAGAATTGCGTGTTGCACGGCGATAAAGCGTCGGAAGCCTTTTTGTCGGAAATCATCGGCGCCCAACCGATCCCCGACGCCCGTCATATGAATATGGAAAGCATCTATGAATACGGCAGCCGCGCCGGGGTGTGGCGACTGCTACGGCTGTTCCAAGAGTTCAATATGCCGCTGACGGTCTATGCGGTCGGCATGGCGCTGGAACGCTATCCGGCCCTGGCCGAGGAATTTGTACGAATGGGGCATGAGGTCGCGAGCCACGGCTATCGCTGGATCGACTATCAGCATATTCCAGCAGAGGTCGAGCGCGCCGATATGCTGCGCTCCATCGACGCCATCCGCCGCCTGACCGGCGAACGGCCCCTAGGTTGGTATCTCGGGCGCTGTAGCCCCAATACCTGGCGCCTTGTCGCTGAAGAAGGTGGGTTTCTTTATAACTCAGATAGTTATGCCGATGATCTCCCGTACTGGGACCGGCAATTCGGCAAACCGCAGTTGATCATCCCCTATACGCTCGACGCCAACGATATGCGGTTCGCAACCGCCCAGGGCTTCCATACCAGCGACCAGTTTTTCGCCTATCTGCGCGATGCGTTCGACGCACTCTATGCCGAGGGCGCGAGTGCGCCGAAGATGATGTCGATCGGTCTGCACTGCCGTCTGGTCGGGCGGCCCGGGCGCGTTATCGGGCTGCGGCGGTTCCTCGACCATATCGCCCGGCATAGCGGCGTTTGGGTGACGCGGCGGGTGGATATTGCGCGCCATTGGATGGCCACCCACCCTGCCTAA